From a single Oxalobacter vibrioformis genomic region:
- the hemW gene encoding radical SAM family heme chaperone HemW: MMLIPPRVPNRREDGLLHFDLLPPLSLYVHIPWCVKKCPYCDFYSHAISSAVPEERYLTALEQDLEASLPLIKGRQVSTVFIGGGTPSLLSGDAINKLLVILRNKLLLTPDVEITLEANPGTFDDDKIKAYREAGVNRLSIGIQSFNQKHLDILGRIHDVNQAKRAVEIAMTHFDNVNLDLMYALPHQTKDDLDADLTMAISYDPAHLSLYQLTIEQNTYFAFNPPDLPDEDTVADMQDMIEMMTATAGYEHYEVSAYAKPGRACRHNINYWLFGDYLGIGSGAHSKITVDGKVIRQTRFEQPPTYMLEAGKGRAVDEEFTLSHEDLGFEFMLNALRLTKGFYPEMFEERTALPLDSIRPYLKQAEKRGLLYRDPTIIRPTEKGMLFLNDLQQIFLPDE, translated from the coding sequence ATGATGCTCATTCCACCACGCGTACCCAACAGGCGCGAAGACGGCCTGCTGCACTTTGACCTGTTGCCGCCGCTTTCGCTGTATGTCCATATACCCTGGTGTGTGAAAAAGTGCCCGTACTGCGACTTCTATTCCCACGCCATTTCCTCTGCCGTGCCGGAAGAAAGATACCTCACCGCACTGGAGCAGGATCTGGAAGCGTCTCTGCCGCTTATCAAGGGAAGGCAGGTCTCCACCGTGTTTATCGGTGGTGGAACGCCCAGCCTGCTCTCAGGCGATGCCATCAATAAGCTGCTGGTCATTCTCCGCAACAAGCTGCTGTTGACGCCGGATGTGGAGATCACCCTCGAAGCCAATCCGGGCACCTTTGATGACGACAAGATAAAAGCCTATCGTGAAGCGGGCGTTAATCGCCTTTCCATTGGCATCCAGAGTTTCAACCAGAAGCACCTGGATATACTGGGCCGTATCCACGATGTCAACCAGGCGAAAAGGGCTGTTGAAATCGCCATGACGCACTTTGACAACGTCAACCTGGACCTGATGTACGCATTACCGCACCAGACAAAAGACGATCTGGATGCCGATCTGACCATGGCTATTTCCTACGATCCGGCACACCTTTCACTGTATCAGTTGACCATAGAGCAAAACACCTATTTTGCCTTTAATCCCCCGGACCTGCCGGATGAAGATACCGTGGCCGATATGCAGGACATGATCGAGATGATGACGGCAACAGCAGGCTACGAACACTACGAGGTATCGGCCTATGCCAAACCGGGCCGTGCCTGCCGCCACAATATCAACTACTGGCTCTTTGGTGACTACCTGGGTATCGGCTCAGGCGCGCATTCCAAGATTACTGTTGACGGGAAGGTGATCCGTCAGACACGTTTTGAGCAGCCGCCAACCTATATGCTGGAGGCAGGCAAGGGACGTGCCGTAGATGAGGAATTCACACTCTCCCATGAAGACCTGGGTTTTGAATTCATGCTCAATGCCCTGCGGTTGACCAAGGGGTTTTACCCCGAGATGTTTGAGGAAAGAACGGCACTGCCATTGGACAGCATCAGACCGTATCTCAAGCAGGCCGAAAAGCGGGGACTCTTGTACCGCGACCCGACCATCATCCGTCCCACAGAGAAGGGAATGCTCTTTCTGAATGATCTCCAGCAGATTTTTCTGCCGGACGAGTGA
- a CDS encoding tyrosine-type recombinase/integrase — protein MLRRIRPRKDGSVYVTYFYNGRDENGKRIEIPLGTDLYEAKIKWAKLEKQTAPDRGLMAPIFDRYERDIIPPKAPRTQKDNLESLRQLRKSFETAPIDSITPQHIALYRDNRSAKVRANREISLLSHIFNMAREWGYTAKENPVRGVRKNRERPRDFYADDAVWNAVYQCASLELRDAMDITYLSGQRRNDSLKMRKTDIINDHLQVIQGKIGKKLLIALTLYDEHGKPYRTGLGKKIDEIYARGSKVSSVFLISTPAGQPLTPGMLRLRFDEARADAIKEAEKNDPDLAHRIRQFQFRDIRAKAASEIDSLEEASMLLGHTEKQITKDVYRRADEKVKPTK, from the coding sequence ATGTTGCGACGGATAAGACCGCGTAAAGACGGATCGGTCTATGTCACCTATTTTTACAACGGGCGCGATGAAAACGGTAAACGCATCGAGATACCACTCGGCACGGACCTGTACGAAGCCAAGATCAAATGGGCAAAGCTGGAAAAGCAAACCGCGCCCGATCGAGGCCTGATGGCTCCCATCTTTGACCGTTATGAGCGCGATATCATTCCGCCCAAAGCCCCCAGGACACAAAAAGACAATCTGGAAAGCCTGCGACAGCTTCGGAAGTCTTTTGAAACCGCGCCGATCGATTCCATTACCCCGCAGCATATTGCGCTTTATCGGGATAACAGAAGTGCAAAGGTACGGGCAAACCGTGAAATATCTCTTCTCTCCCATATTTTCAATATGGCGCGGGAATGGGGATATACGGCGAAAGAAAACCCGGTGCGAGGGGTAAGAAAGAACAGGGAAAGGCCAAGGGATTTTTATGCCGATGATGCGGTATGGAATGCGGTTTACCAGTGCGCCAGCCTTGAATTGCGTGATGCAATGGATATCACCTATCTTTCCGGGCAGCGCCGGAATGATTCTCTGAAAATGCGTAAAACCGACATCATCAATGATCATCTCCAGGTGATACAGGGCAAAATCGGAAAAAAACTGCTGATTGCCCTAACGCTTTACGATGAGCATGGGAAACCATATCGGACAGGGCTTGGCAAAAAGATCGACGAAATATATGCGCGCGGATCAAAAGTCAGCAGTGTTTTTCTTATCTCAACGCCGGCAGGCCAGCCATTAACACCAGGTATGCTGCGCCTGCGCTTCGACGAAGCCAGGGCAGATGCCATTAAAGAGGCAGAAAAAAACGATCCGGATCTGGCACACCGGATCCGACAATTTCAGTTCCGGGATATACGGGCAAAGGCAGCGAGTGAGATCGACAGCCTGGAAGAGGCCAGCATGCTGCTCGGACATACCGAAAAACAGATCACAAAAGATGTTTACCGCCGCGCCGACGAAAAGGTAAAACCGACAAAATAA
- a CDS encoding phage tail protein has product MQDILAELAELRRLIENIVRYGTIAEINYEEKRVRVHTGGDDEDILAIIMAIALAAFLIYKYWEPIKAFFSNLWSGIIALFTSLPGRFAEFGAMIVQGLINGITKAGNLLLDKVKSFAVSITETFQASMGIHSPSRLFASYGGYLTDGLAIGIDRGQVEPIRKVKGLTTQLGNIASDNRTRLYADIGFSHAPGKESLQTNLTVLCSTMDHIASSVEEARNAATDILDFVFKK; this is encoded by the coding sequence ATGCAAGATATCCTCGCTGAACTGGCAGAATTGCGCCGCCTGATTGAAAACATAGTCCGTTACGGCACCATTGCCGAAATCAACTATGAAGAAAAGCGTGTGCGCGTCCACACGGGTGGCGATGATGAGGACATCCTTGCCATCATTATGGCAATCGCGCTGGCCGCTTTTCTGATCTACAAGTACTGGGAACCGATTAAAGCCTTTTTCAGCAACTTGTGGTCTGGAATCATTGCGCTTTTCACTTCCCTGCCCGGCAGGTTTGCCGAATTCGGCGCCATGATCGTACAGGGGCTGATCAACGGGATCACAAAAGCGGGCAATCTGCTTTTGGACAAGGTAAAATCCTTTGCCGTCAGTATTACCGAAACCTTTCAGGCGTCCATGGGCATCCACAGCCCCAGCAGGCTTTTTGCATCGTATGGCGGCTACCTGACTGACGGGCTGGCTATCGGCATCGATCGAGGGCAGGTGGAACCCATCAGGAAGGTAAAAGGCCTGACGACGCAGCTGGGCAATATTGCTTCTGACAACCGGACACGCCTCTACGCCGACATCGGCTTCAGCCACGCCCCGGGAAAAGAATCACTGCAAACCAACCTCACCGTCCTGTGCAGCACCATGGACCACATCGCCAGCAGCGTCGAAGAAGCTCGCAACGCCGCCACCGACATCCTGGACTTCGTTTTCAAGAAATAA
- a CDS encoding IS5 family transposase (programmed frameshift), with the protein MRPAYRRHDISDQAWALLEPHLPGQPGQWGRIAKDNRTFINAVFWILRTGAPWRDLLPEYGKWGSVHQRFIRWRDKGIWERLLEILIDEPDFEWLLIDASHIKIHPHAAGARGGNQGMGRTKGGFNSKIHLAVDANGMPVRCLVTSGTVADCTQASRLMDGISPRHLVADRGYDSNAILDHAKSRNIIPVIPPKRNRKEKRSYDRQIYQKRHLVENVFLYLKRWRGIATRYAKNLATFAAAVQVRCIALWLNALTILK; encoded by the exons ATGAGACCAGCGTACAGACGCCACGACATATCCGACCAGGCCTGGGCTTTACTTGAGCCCCACCTTCCAGGACAGCCTGGTCAATGGGGCAGGATAGCCAAAGATAACCGCACCTTCATTAATGCTGTATTCTGGATATTACGCACAGGCGCCCCCTGGCGTGATCTTTTGCCGGAGTACGGAAAATGGGGGAGCGTTCACCAGCGCTTCATCCGCTGGCGCGACAAGGGCATATGGGAGCGCCTGCTGGAAATCCTGATAGATGAGCCTGATTTTGAATGGCTTCTGATAGATGCAAGTCACATCAAGATTCACCCGCACGCGGCGGGGGCAAGAGGAGGCAACCAGGGCATGGGGCGCACAAAAGGGGGCT TCAACTCAAAAATACATCTGGCCGTGGATGCGAATGGTATGCCGGTCAGATGTCTTGTCACATCGGGTACCGTTGCAGATTGTACGCAGGCTTCACGGTTAATGGATGGGATATCCCCTCGCCATCTGGTGGCGGATCGGGGTTATGATTCAAACGCCATTCTTGACCATGCAAAATCCCGCAACATCATACCCGTCATACCCCCGAAAAGAAATCGCAAGGAGAAAAGAAGCTACGATCGGCAGATTTATCAGAAGCGTCACCTGGTGGAAAATGTCTTTCTTTATCTCAAACGCTGGCGGGGTATTGCCACAAGATACGCAAAAAATCTCGCGACATTTGCTGCCGCTGTGCAGGTGCGCTGTATCGCCCTTTGGTTGAATGCGTTAACCATACTCAAGTAG
- a CDS encoding type II toxin-antitoxin system HicB family antitoxin, whose amino-acid sequence MKYPAKFTPDKEDGGYVVTFRDIPEAITQGDTFEEAMEMAEDVLAFALKHYFDRSLPVPLPSKAKRGEHLVTLSANVAAKALLLNEMIGQNVKQADLARRLGVQPAEVTRMVNLQHSTKIERIEAALKTMGKSLEIRVV is encoded by the coding sequence ATGAAATATCCAGCAAAATTTACACCCGATAAGGAAGACGGTGGCTATGTCGTCACTTTCCGGGATATTCCGGAAGCCATTACACAGGGAGATACCTTTGAAGAGGCCATGGAAATGGCAGAAGACGTGCTGGCTTTCGCCTTGAAACATTATTTTGACAGAAGCCTTCCTGTTCCCTTGCCTTCCAAGGCGAAAAGGGGGGAGCATCTTGTGACGCTGTCGGCCAATGTAGCGGCAAAAGCGCTGCTGCTCAATGAAATGATCGGGCAGAATGTAAAGCAGGCTGATCTGGCGAGGCGCCTCGGTGTGCAACCGGCGGAAGTGACTCGCATGGTAAACCTGCAGCATTCAACAAAGATTGAACGCATTGAAGCGGCCCTGAAAACCATGGGAAAAAGCCTCGAAATCCGGGTTGTGTAA
- a CDS encoding phage virion morphogenesis protein yields MNGELERFENWIGGLLEKATPAARKKLARKIGVDLRRSQSLRIASQVNPDGSGYTPRKNKKQLRSKKGRIKRKQSLMFNKLKMASRMRIQADQNQVGISFLDKVSRIAAVHHFGKKDRVSPDGPEVRYPERRLLGFSEADERLIMDSVLRHMQE; encoded by the coding sequence ATGAATGGTGAACTGGAGCGGTTTGAAAACTGGATTGGTGGTCTGCTGGAAAAAGCCACACCTGCCGCCCGCAAAAAGCTGGCAAGAAAAATCGGCGTAGATCTGCGCCGCAGCCAATCCCTTCGTATTGCAAGCCAGGTCAACCCGGACGGATCCGGTTACACTCCCCGCAAAAACAAAAAGCAGCTACGCAGCAAAAAGGGCCGCATCAAGCGCAAACAATCCCTCATGTTCAACAAGCTGAAGATGGCCAGCCGCATGCGCATTCAGGCAGACCAGAATCAGGTCGGCATCTCATTTCTGGACAAGGTATCCCGTATCGCTGCCGTCCATCACTTCGGAAAGAAAGACAGGGTTTCGCCGGATGGTCCGGAAGTCCGGTACCCGGAACGTCGCCTGTTGGGGTTCAGCGAGGCAGATGAGCGGTTGATCATGGATTCCGTGTTGCGACACATGCAGGAATAA
- a CDS encoding phage tail protein — protein sequence MVPLLSWLYVHQIELLSNPDRRKTGIRFEADFNNRTMDISIELDLTEKVIVREDEKGKLSARHQQEPQFTPDYTDKFWQLYKGDDLLAEWYTDALKKP from the coding sequence ATGGTACCGTTGCTGTCCTGGCTGTATGTTCACCAGATCGAGCTGCTAAGCAACCCGGATAGACGAAAAACCGGCATCCGCTTCGAGGCCGATTTCAACAACAGGACGATGGACATTTCCATTGAGCTGGATCTCACGGAAAAGGTGATCGTCAGGGAAGATGAAAAAGGCAAACTCTCTGCCCGACACCAGCAGGAACCGCAGTTTACACCTGACTATACAGACAAATTCTGGCAACTGTACAAGGGTGATGACCTCCTGGCCGAGTGGTATACCGACGCCCTCAAAAAGCCATGA
- a CDS encoding DUF5856 family protein has protein sequence MSSKDSKKADTAKIAELLGNMFSHNTSLKLFHWWITGRGSYAEHIAIDQALESLPDILDRLTETSMALYGDLKITVPKATRPENLVDHCQAFYDYVEDSREFFSENFSDSIIDDWQETKQQLLYRLRRLQ, from the coding sequence ATGAGCAGCAAAGACAGCAAAAAAGCCGATACCGCAAAAATCGCCGAACTTCTCGGCAACATGTTTTCCCACAACACCAGCCTCAAGCTTTTTCACTGGTGGATCACCGGCAGAGGCAGCTATGCCGAGCATATCGCCATCGACCAGGCACTGGAATCGCTGCCGGATATCCTGGATCGTCTGACAGAAACCAGCATGGCACTTTACGGTGATCTCAAAATTACCGTGCCAAAAGCCACACGGCCTGAAAATCTCGTTGACCACTGCCAGGCCTTTTACGATTATGTCGAAGACAGCCGTGAGTTCTTCAGCGAAAATTTTTCCGATTCGATCATTGATGACTGGCAGGAAACCAAGCAGCAGCTTCTCTATCGCCTCAGACGCCTGCAGTAG
- a CDS encoding DUF2239 family protein, with the protein MTTAITYTSFDGNKRIASGSLQANALAVKQALAARSHGAVLTFNDQTGETVEIDVCGTDADILSRLRGLTPSAPAILSEEPNAEPVPESRGRPKLGVVSREITLLPRHWEWLESQPGGASVTLRKLVEKARKAGAETDRQRHMQERTYRFMSAVAGNLPAFEEASRALFASEAERFYQHTESWPSDIRDYIRQLAFGIKKTA; encoded by the coding sequence ATGACAACAGCAATCACGTACACCAGCTTTGACGGCAACAAACGCATTGCCTCGGGAAGCCTTCAAGCCAATGCGCTTGCCGTAAAGCAGGCGCTGGCTGCACGCAGCCATGGTGCCGTGCTGACTTTCAACGATCAGACCGGCGAAACAGTGGAAATCGATGTCTGCGGCACCGATGCAGACATCCTTTCCCGCCTGCGCGGCTTGACGCCTTCGGCGCCTGCCATCCTTTCTGAAGAACCCAATGCTGAGCCTGTGCCGGAATCGCGCGGACGCCCGAAGCTTGGCGTGGTCTCCCGTGAAATCACGCTCCTGCCCCGCCATTGGGAATGGCTGGAATCCCAGCCGGGCGGCGCATCCGTTACCCTGCGCAAGCTCGTTGAAAAGGCGCGCAAAGCGGGCGCAGAAACGGACCGGCAGCGTCATATGCAGGAACGCACCTACCGATTCATGTCAGCTGTTGCGGGGAACCTGCCTGCCTTTGAAGAAGCATCCAGGGCACTTTTTGCCAGTGAAGCAGAACGCTTTTACCAACATACCGAAAGCTGGCCATCTGACATACGTGATTACATCCGGCAACTGGCATTCGGCATTAAAAAGACGGCATAG
- a CDS encoding tetratricopeptide repeat protein, with product MRWIKQLAVMWVLLFSLAPFCMAQEEGSSCEAAFADGRPDKAGIAAIRKAAEGNDADAQYKLGCLYRYGWGVEVDRAQAKGWLGRAAGQRHRLARHEFFDLQAWDEVQDKEEKKARIAVLRKQGEAGNADVQFRLGMIYRDGLGVPRNYAEAIKWLEMAAHQGLADAQFRLGMMYYRGRGVAQDYIRARSWLDKAAAQQHDRALLVIGRMVEMGEGTEKDRAKAMDFYRRSAERGNGKAKERLEHMERGE from the coding sequence ATGAGGTGGATAAAACAGCTGGCGGTGATGTGGGTACTGTTGTTTTCTCTTGCCCCTTTTTGCATGGCACAGGAGGAGGGCAGTTCGTGTGAGGCGGCGTTTGCCGATGGCAGGCCGGACAAGGCAGGGATTGCTGCGATCAGGAAGGCGGCAGAGGGAAATGATGCCGATGCGCAGTACAAACTGGGATGTCTTTACCGGTATGGCTGGGGGGTAGAGGTAGACCGCGCGCAGGCCAAGGGCTGGCTGGGGCGCGCTGCGGGCCAGCGGCACAGGCTGGCGCGGCATGAGTTTTTTGACCTGCAGGCCTGGGATGAGGTGCAGGACAAGGAAGAAAAGAAAGCGCGGATCGCCGTGCTGAGAAAGCAGGGTGAGGCGGGCAATGCGGATGTGCAGTTCAGGCTGGGGATGATTTACCGGGATGGGCTGGGTGTGCCGCGGAACTATGCCGAAGCGATAAAGTGGCTGGAGATGGCTGCGCACCAGGGGCTGGCGGATGCGCAGTTTCGCCTCGGGATGATGTATTACCGCGGGCGGGGTGTGGCGCAGGATTACATCAGGGCGCGCTCATGGCTGGACAAGGCGGCAGCCCAGCAGCATGATCGGGCGCTTCTGGTGATCGGGCGGATGGTTGAGATGGGCGAGGGTACGGAAAAGGACCGCGCAAAGGCGATGGATTTTTACCGGCGCTCGGCAGAGCGTGGCAATGGCAAGGCGAAGGAACGCCTGGAACACATGGAAAGGGGTGAATGA
- a CDS encoding tetratricopeptide repeat protein, with amino-acid sequence MMFFSVRRGLFAVVMAGVFLAGAGVAHAQIMTCEVVMAPGVPDAADVEVLKANAEKGTAKSQYELGCLYRWGKGVRKDFRRALTWFIKAADQDDAAARHEIADMYKHGQGFAGEMQQAFSAVEREANEGSADAQYTLGMMIVYGLGTDPDDAKAVSWYEKSAAQGNIYAEGRLAGMYARGQGVKQDLAKAFELGKRAADAGHVMSMLNVGRMYETGTGVSRDTAVARSYYLKASEKGNRLATVLLRQLDGDGQAASAGDDAPEMTVDETGAPVMNALPAKDSPHEGGVFRESTDDPGEVAVVPEEAAPAAKPARKKAAGKKRK; translated from the coding sequence ATGATGTTTTTTTCGGTCAGGCGTGGCCTGTTTGCGGTAGTGATGGCAGGGGTGTTTCTGGCGGGCGCCGGTGTGGCGCACGCCCAGATCATGACGTGTGAAGTGGTGATGGCGCCCGGCGTGCCGGATGCGGCGGATGTGGAAGTGCTGAAGGCGAATGCGGAAAAAGGAACGGCAAAGTCGCAGTACGAGCTGGGCTGTCTTTATCGCTGGGGAAAGGGTGTCAGGAAGGATTTTCGCCGGGCGCTGACATGGTTTATCAAGGCGGCAGACCAGGATGATGCGGCAGCCCGTCACGAGATTGCCGACATGTACAAGCACGGCCAGGGGTTTGCCGGGGAGATGCAGCAGGCGTTTTCTGCCGTGGAACGGGAGGCGAACGAGGGCAGCGCCGATGCGCAGTATACGTTGGGGATGATGATTGTATACGGGCTGGGGACAGACCCGGATGATGCGAAAGCGGTGTCCTGGTACGAGAAGAGCGCGGCACAGGGCAATATTTATGCAGAAGGCCGCCTGGCCGGGATGTATGCCCGGGGGCAGGGGGTAAAGCAGGATCTGGCAAAGGCGTTTGAACTGGGCAAACGCGCGGCGGATGCCGGGCATGTGATGTCGATGCTGAATGTGGGCCGGATGTATGAGACGGGTACCGGGGTTTCGCGGGATACCGCCGTGGCCCGGTCGTATTATCTCAAGGCGTCGGAAAAGGGCAACCGGCTGGCAACGGTGCTGTTGCGGCAACTGGATGGCGACGGCCAGGCAGCGTCTGCCGGGGATGATGCGCCGGAGATGACGGTGGATGAAACGGGTGCGCCGGTGATGAATGCGCTGCCGGCAAAAGACTCTCCCCATGAGGGCGGGGTTTTCCGGGAGTCAACGGATGATCCGGGTGAGGTGGCTGTCGTGCCTGAGGAAGCTGCTCCCGCAGCAAAGCCCGCGCGTAAAAAAGCCGCTGGCAAGAAAAGGAAATGA
- a CDS encoding tetratricopeptide repeat protein, translated as MRQRAVKRPALAGAIMLLAVAMFLPLSDADAQIRTRRPLSAIERDKLTRLVRDANEGYDVARYKLGTVYLEGKIVRQSYPDAVKWFAAAAEEGHVHSMLTLAMLYSRGQGVKADPVAAYGLVKKLADRGFRMAQYNLGMMLETGQGAAKDVKAARGWYDLAAKAGSPSAIHRLRFLDEFELTARMADPEKTCCASQAGAG; from the coding sequence ATGAGGCAGCGGGCGGTAAAACGACCGGCGCTGGCAGGGGCAATAATGCTCCTGGCAGTGGCGATGTTTTTGCCGTTGAGCGATGCCGATGCGCAGATACGCACGAGACGGCCCTTGTCTGCCATTGAGCGCGACAAATTGACGCGCCTGGTAAGGGATGCCAATGAAGGCTATGACGTGGCCCGCTACAAGCTGGGGACGGTGTACCTGGAGGGAAAAATCGTCCGCCAGAGTTATCCGGACGCTGTGAAATGGTTTGCCGCTGCGGCTGAAGAGGGGCATGTTCATTCGATGCTCACGCTGGCGATGCTGTATTCGCGGGGGCAGGGGGTCAAGGCCGATCCGGTGGCAGCTTATGGCCTGGTGAAAAAGCTGGCGGACCGGGGTTTCCGGATGGCGCAGTACAACCTGGGGATGATGCTGGAAACCGGGCAGGGAGCGGCAAAGGATGTGAAGGCCGCGCGTGGCTGGTATGATCTGGCGGCAAAGGCGGGCAGTCCGTCAGCTATTCATCGCCTGAGGTTTCTGGATGAGTTTGAGCTGACGGCAAGGATGGCTGATCCGGAAAAAACGTGCTGCGCTTCCCAGGCAGGCGCAGGCTAA
- a CDS encoding tetratricopeptide repeat protein, producing the protein MRKKRAALPRQAQANDALAQRQLGLAYLRGSGFARNDDTGHQWLMKAAENGDAEAQYNVAYLFPGDGTVKDSYVQALEWTRKAAMQGHPMAAFNLGGMYEAGQGVDKDWVEAGRWYVYAAGMGNANAIRRLDRIADTCRRFPERPECDEAKLRDAASRADAASLYRIGLAYKDGDGIERDYRKSLFWLRYAAGMGYVKAQYELGDTFENALGVGRSAAQARFWFEKAAARGDAESAIRLQKLKSDEKEE; encoded by the coding sequence ATCCGGAAAAAACGTGCTGCGCTTCCCAGGCAGGCGCAGGCTAATGATGCTCTCGCACAGCGCCAGCTTGGCCTGGCTTATCTGAGGGGAAGCGGTTTTGCAAGGAATGACGACACCGGACATCAGTGGTTGATGAAGGCGGCTGAAAACGGTGATGCAGAGGCCCAGTACAATGTGGCTTATCTCTTTCCTGGCGATGGCACGGTAAAAGACAGCTATGTACAGGCACTGGAATGGACTAGGAAGGCTGCGATGCAGGGACATCCGATGGCGGCATTTAACCTGGGCGGGATGTACGAGGCCGGGCAGGGGGTAGACAAGGATTGGGTGGAAGCCGGCAGATGGTATGTGTATGCGGCAGGGATGGGCAATGCCAATGCGATCAGGCGGCTGGACAGGATAGCGGATACCTGCCGCCGTTTTCCGGAGCGTCCGGAATGCGATGAGGCAAAGCTGCGGGATGCGGCTTCCCGTGCGGATGCCGCCTCTTTATACCGGATCGGGCTGGCGTACAAGGACGGGGACGGGATAGAGAGGGATTACCGCAAGTCCCTCTTCTGGTTGCGGTATGCTGCCGGGATGGGGTATGTGAAGGCGCAGTACGAGCTGGGCGATACGTTTGAAAATGCACTGGGTGTCGGCAGGAGCGCTGCGCAGGCGAGATTCTGGTTTGAGAAGGCGGCAGCCCGCGGGGATGCCGAATCTGCCATCCGGCTGCAAAAGCTCAAGAGCGACGAGAAGGAGGAGTGA